The sequence GTCTTCAAGTCAGTTTTTTTCAAATTGGTCCACACTCATGGTTCATTATAGGCTATGAGATGTACCAAAATCACTggagacaatttaaaataaagtttGGAGTCAAAGGAAGTATTTGGgaactgtttttttttattcaaagTGTAACCAAGCTCTCGAATAAGAAAACAGGAAAGCAATTGAAGTGAGACTGAGTGCAAATAATACTTGCTGTCACTCATTCTGTTTGTACTGTTAGGCAGTATTCTTCTAGATAAAACATTGAGCACCACACTAAATGTTGAAGCATCAGTGAAACAAAGCATGTTAAGGGATGCTTTTAAAAATAGCTTTTGAACACTTATGGAAGGTTGAGTGAGTAGATAAACAAGAATTGTTTCCATAGATTCTCGTGTTCAAGCAGGTATTAACAAAAAGAAGCTTCGTTTCCCTCGCAGGTTATTTAAACTTTAAGTGGTTTGCCAAAGGGACTGCTGTGACAGAATCTGAAAAGTTTTTAAACTAGAACTAGATAATGAAAGGGAATGGAATTCGAGGAGAACAGTTACAATCAAATCGATCATTGTCTTCTCAAATGGGGGAATATACTTGAAGCTGAAAGGCCTATTTCTGTtcctttgtttgtttgtttgtggtAACTATTTTAATAAGCTATCATCATTGACCAGTGTTTGGCAGGTGCTTTATTGGGAAGATAGAGTGAACACTTGGGTGTGGTATAAAGCAAGTGTCCACCATCAAGGTTGCTGTCTTATGGATAAGACATTGTACAACTTTTAGACAGGATTTGGTCAGATACGTGCAATGACCACCACTGTTCATTCAAAGCATATAAAATAGGAGCAGAGttaaaccattcagcccttctagtcTGTCCTTGTATCCCACCATAACCTTGGATAATGTTTTGCTAATAAGAATCTGTATCAACGTCTGCCTTAAGATGGTAATTATCCTGTTATGTTTGCTGTTTTTCCTAGTTTTTTTTTTGCTAAATGTCCTCAGCCAAGAACTTGCTTCAAGCCTCTGCCAGTTGCTGATTGCCAGGTTAAATCCAGGGGAACTGACTTCTACTAGAGACTTAGTACAGGTGTAATGGAGGATGCCAACCAGCCAAATGTTTCACTGTAGATGAGTCTGTAGGTAATGATGGGGTGGTGTTCATTATTGCAATTTGATACTGATGTACATTCTGTTGAATAAGAAGGCGAGCTGAGCTCTATACCTAGAAGTTTAACACCACGTCTCTTCATGACTTACTGGCAGCAGTATTGTATTATTAAATGTACTTTCTACTGAAAAGACATTACGTTGAGGCCCCACCACCCTATTCAGATGGTTATGGAAGGTTAGGTAACATTGTAGAATGGGAAGTTCTAATGTATACTGGTCAGCATTGTCCCTTAACCACCAATCAACAAAATTTGACTGAGGTATACTTACTAATTCTGCAGTGATCAGAGACTATGCTTTGAATCCTTCTGATCTATTGGTATCTCACCTGTGTATTGCTTTTGCCTAAGAGTTCACGTTCGTTGTCTTTCTTTTTTGAAAGCAGGCTGATGGAATTTTGTTATTTGTGAAGTTATGTTACCATCTGCCATTTTGATTCCAGTTACTTGGACCAACCATGTCTGGATACCATCAATCGCATTAAACTGTACAGTGAATCATTGGCACGGTACAGCAAGAGTCCCTATCTTTACCCACTCTATGGGCTTGGAGAGCTGCCACAAGGCTTTGCTAGGTAAGTGCAGTACAAAATTGTGGAATTAATTTCTCACTCCAGGTTGTTGACCATTATAAACCTGAGCATCATTGTGCTGTGGCAGTAATTCCTCCTTTACAGTTTCATATTTCTGACATTTAGATGGAACTTCCAACCCACAGCATCATTGGTGGCCAAATGGGTTTGGTCAGACTGGCCATCATTAAAGCCAGTGTGAAATTCacttgttttattttaaatcatAAGCTTATTCATATTTATTCAACTTTTTTTATGATATTTCTTTCCTGCTGCAGTTTGGAGCAGCTCTTGCACTTAGGAAATCTGTTGTTGGTGATGGGTATACGGTAACAAAACTTTATTGATTTAAGAATGTTCTCTGTTCTCCGTAACAATGCTATTCAAGTCCATCTTTTGAATATTCTCTCTGAAAGTATGATACATatattttgagaaaatcaaatcaTCAATTATTAACTTGGTACAATCAAATGTGTGTTGGGAATTCTGAGCCTAGTCATGCCTGAGACAAAACTGTCCAAGATGGTTTCTATTGCAACTCATAAGAGGAACTCAGAATTTGGAATTTTCCATGCTCTTAATCTGTGCTAGATATGTCTGAACATCAAATGGTCAGGCAAAATTCATCTTGGGTACCATTTGATGCCAATGATGGTGTAACGTCCTGAGACGTGATTAGGATGTTAGTGTTTGTCTATTAGATAACACTAATGAGCTGTTTCTCAAACTGAATTCTGATGTTTCTGTTTCTCTGTATTTTCCAGACTTAGTGCTATTTATGGAGGCACTTACATGCTTAACAAGCCAGTGGATGAAATTGTGTATGAGAAGGGACGTGTTGTGGGTGTCAAGTCTGAAGGGGAGGTAAGTTGGCTCTTTGTGGCGTGAAGCTGTACGAGCAGTTTTTAGAACTTTTATGTTATCAGTAATAAATCTAATAAGGAATTTGAGGGGAAAAACTGCTTTATGAATGTGGAACTATGTAGAGTAGTTGAGGCAagtatgtaaatcacaaaacaaaaACAGTCCATTCAACCCGATTTTGGTCTGTTTTTATTCCTTGGAGTCCTGGGTTATGACAGTCTCTCAGCTTCCTTTGCTGAGGGCCACTTAGGGTACCCCGAAGGATGTAGATACCTTCTtgtacataaatgcaagtctgtTTATTTTCCCTCCCGTCAATCTTTGCCCAATCTGATTAGCCTAATTTTCTACAGTAGCATGAATCCTTGAAAGAGAACTAAAGAATATGGGGCTAGGATATACAGGCAGGGTTAAATGAAATTGCGGCTGGAAACTCGTGCATGGCAGCAACACTGATAAAACCTTTGGTATAAAGGCCTGTATCTCTGCTATAAATTATAATTACATTCAGGCAAAAGAAAAAAATTAATTTGGAGTAATACATGAACTGAGGTTTGAAATGTGTCTCGATACAAAAAAAATTTGAGTTGTCTTTTAGTCAGCTCAGATTTGATACGATTTAAAGCATACAGGAGTCCTTAACTTAAGAACGCTTGTATTTATGAACACAATCCCACACGTGACTATAATTTTGAAGACCTGAAATACAAATATTTTCTCACGTTTACGAGTGGCTGCTTTCATTGTCCTGCACTTGTGTTCTGACTTAAGTACTGGCTGACTTGTGAATGGACTCCAGAATGGAACCctttaacattttttttaatttaattaCTTCTCCTTAAGCCACTTTCTTTGGCTGTGCACAAcaaactttttgtcatttactagattaaattacttagtgtggaaacaggcccttcggcccaacaagtccacaccaacctgccgaagtgcacccacccagacccattcccctacattacccctgcacctaacactacgggcaatttagcgtggccaattcacctaacctgcacacttttggactgtgggaggaaacccacacagacactgggagaatgtgcaaactccacacagtccgtcgcctgaggcaggaaatgaactctggtctctggcgctgtgaggcagcagtgctaaccactgtgccgcccacgggTTGGGGTTAGGTCCTTCTATTTCTGTCATGGTCCTtctatttcattttattttcgCCATCTCCCTTTTTCACTTTTTTGGTCGGTTTTTCGTTTGTGGAATATAACATCACCAGCTGGGTTGCTGTGGGTAGACCTACAATGCCATCAGGGAGAGACTTTGcatgattttgatccagtgaagaaatggaatgtttccaAGTCCAGGTAGCGAGTGGTTTGGAGAGAAACTTGCAATTGGTGGTATTCCCCAATGTACTTGTTTTTGTACGTGGTAATGGTCATGGGAACTGTCTAAGGagcattggtgaatttctacagtgcatcttgtaaatagcaCAAGTTGCAGCAACTGAATGTAAGCAGTGAAGGCAatggaatgtttgtggatgtggtgccaatcaagtgactAATCTGTCCTGGATCCTGTTAAGCTTCAAGAGTGCTGTTGGAACTGCACTGTTCCAGACCAGTATGGAGTATTCAGCCACATTGCTGACTTGTGCCCTGTCAAATGTGGATAGGCTTTTGGGAGTGAGGTACTCACTGAAGGATTCTTAGCCTCTGTTTTTGTAGCCACAGTTGTCTTtgggctagtccagttcagtttctagttgATGGTAACTGGCTGGAGTGTGTGTTGCTCATGGAGGAGATGGGCCTGTAGCATTAAAAATTGCACCATGACCCATCTGCACAGCGATATTAGTGGGAAAAAGTGTTCTTTTTTTTTTACCCAAGTTCTGAACCAAGCATTGAACTAAAACTGAAACCATTATGGAAAGCATGTACTCCAGTTGCCTGAAGATACAGTAATAGGAGTACTGAGTTAACAAACTGCTTGTCAGAAGGAAGTTTTCAAAACATTTAACTATGCCTAGAGCAATATTTCGAATAAATGAACAAAAAACTTTCAATTCTTGCAGTATCGAAATGAAAAGTGTAATCTGGCAGTATATCTAATCTGATGAGGTATTTGACAAGATTAATTTGGATATCCAGTTGTCAGACCGAGATCTTACAATGAGCACTGAGACTGTTCATCCACAGGCTATGCACTCCAGCACTTTTTCCTTAACTTTGCTCACCTGATAGCAAATCAgctttttgtttcattttgttttctGCTAATACGCACCAGGAAGGAGATTTTTCACAATGTGTATTATTGTTGAGTTTTGGAGTAATATGAAGACATTATTAATATTATGAGGTGGTCACCAATTGTTACAATTTTGTGCAAAGTTGGGTGTTGTGCTCCACCTAACTGTAGCATTGGCCACAAACGTAGCCTTCAGAAACTATTGTGTTTTCGAATTTATCCCAGTTCTCATGCAAAGTCATTAACGTGAAATTTTTGGTTGTGTTTTCCCTCCTTGATGCTGCCTGTTTGAGTATTTGCAGCATGttcagtttttatttctgaatttcAGCATCGACGGTATTTCACTCCCCCATTTTTTTTGTAGTGTTCTGTTCCTGTGTTAAGTAATCAGTTGTTCCCTTTGTCCCTCCTTTTTCAGGAAATTACTGATTACGTTCATTTAATTTTCAGGTGTTGGTACGAAAAGTACTGGGGGAACGCGATCATTCTCTCAaatttgttcatttttttttcttgttttgtttctcttctcatttatttttctcatgaTGACTGACTTTTACTGTGAATACTGATCCAAAAActttttagttttggactcctaacTCGGAAATAATTGATATGAATCTTGACCTTTTTTGTTCTCCTTTTACAGACCGCTCGTTGCAAGCAGCTGATCTGTGACCCCAGCTACGTCCCCAATCTGGTGAAGAAGGTTGGCAAGGTCATAAGAGTCATCTGTATCCTCAGCCATCCGATCAAAAACACTAATGACTGTAACTCCTGCCAGATTATTATTCCACAAATGCAGGTCAACAGAAAGTCAGGTAGTGTGTGATATTTTAAGCAAATTGCATAACATGAGGGAATTGTAGATCAAGGAGAGCTCTGGGCATCTTGGATGCCTCTTAACCAAGTATTAACACTGCTGAAAGTGCACCAATTGATGCAATATATTGTGCAATATGGGAGTGAGGCTGTGAACTATCTTCAACAATGGGCCAAATAACATGTTTGAGTCAGTCATTACAGACCCAATCACCTAACCATGATATAAAGTATCAGAGCTCTACCACAGTAGGCTTGAATTCCACAAGTGAATTGTGTGGCCAAGGCTTGAGGGCCTAAAAGCATCCAAGGGGAGTCTTCCTGATATCTCTTCAGTCGCTCTGGTTTGAGCGTGCGTTCATTAGAATTTGGTTGAGAGCACCACCACCCTTCCACTCCTGCCACCTTCATGACTTTTGAGCAGCCACCGCTTGTTCATTGTCTATGCTCACAAATGAGGATTGGCTGCTTGGGCAAGTCATAAGGTTGACAGTGCATGGCAAATTGTACTACAGCAGAATTCGAGGTTATCCAAAAAGAGAAGTGACTCACCTATAGTTGTTCGATAGTGGTCATGCTGTAATTTTGAGTTGGTTTTCTTCAAATATGTGAACTAATGAGTTGTTCTTTCAGACATCTATGTTTGCATTGTGTCATATGCACACAATGTTGCAGCCGAAGGCAAGTACATTGCTATTGTCAGCACTACCGTGGAGACCAACAATCCTGAGAAGGAGGTTCAGCCAGCGCTAGAACTTCTGGATCCTATTGACAAATCGTAAGGCATTTCCTAGAAAATTTTATCTTATTAATTTAATACAAGGATAGATACTACTTTTGTAGAATTATAcagcctgtctctgtgctataaGTCCTACTTACCTTTAAGCTGGTGTTTAGaatatagattggagagttggggcagagaaatggcagatggagttcaatctaggcaaatgcaaggtgatgtactttggaagatcaaattctaGAGCAAACTATATGGCAAAAGTCCTGAGGCAATTTGATTACAGAGATCTGGGCATTCAGGCCCACTgtatcctgaaggtggcaacacgagTCGATAGTGATCAGGAAGGCATGCTGCATGCTTTCATTCATCAGATGgagtattgaatacaagagtttGCAGCCATGTGatagttgtataggactttggtttggccacatttagaatactgcgtgcGGTTCTGTTCgtcacattaccagaaggatgtggatgcttcggagagggtgcagcccaggatattgtctggtatggagggcactctctatgaagagaggttgagtaggttaggattattttcttTAGAAAGACTGAGGTTCAGGGGAGACGTgatttgaggtctacaaaatagtgaaaggtatagacagagtgggggactcaattactagctTCACTAGTTCAAGCGAGAGGAGGAAGGTTTTGACATATGCCTGGAAAGTCCTTTACGCAGAAGGTGGGTGCCTGAAacgcgttgccagtggaggtggtcgAGGCAGGCAGTATAGTTTCATTTGAGACATATCTAGACAGATATCAGAgtgagcagggagcagagggatacagacccttaaaGAATAGGGGGCAGGTTTCGATAATGaatctggattggcacaggcttacAGGGCCGAAGGgtgtgttcctgtgctgtaatttctttttggtttttttttgttcttttatgTGAACTTCCTTTTGCCTTTCATTCAGCTCCATCAATATTgccttctcttcctctctccttgCGTTTATCATACAGAGACTTGGTTGGAAGTAATTCAAAGAAATGTCTTCAGATTTATTCCTATTTCCCTGTCTCTCATTGACCAGCATGAAACGCGGGTGAATTGATCACAACAAAAAATTAGTCCTGTTTTACATTGGGAGTTGTGAAGTGTCCACTTTCCAGTTGCTTTGTGCTGACGTTAATCTCTAGTTCAATTTGATAAAAATTGATGCTGTCCTGATGAAAAGAGATGGATCTGAAGGATTAACTCCATTTATACTCTGCAGAAATGCTGgatgctgagtatttccaacacttttgtttttatttcacgtACATTTACATTTTGATTTCCTGAATTCTTATCTAATTAAATAGCCTATGCCTCTAATTTGTCTTTTATCTGCTGTTCCAGATTTGTTTCCATCAGTGATTTGTACCAACCAACAGATGATGGGCAAACAAGTCAGGTATGGGTTGATGGATTATGAATAAGGTTCAGTATCTTTGGAGTGTGTTCCAATTCAACATATGTTGCATTGAGAAATGGAGAAGATGAATAGAGGAATCAATTCACTTTAAATGTTTTGGCATTACCATCAAAAAAATCAAAGTATGTGTAAGTTTCACCAGTAAGTGGGGAAAAGTTACTTTGGTGGCAAAGTACACTGAATTGGTGTGCCACTATCCCATGGAGCACTTCTGAGTTACAGATTCTGCCCCTCACGTTTCTATTAACTGAGTTCATGCTCTGTGGGATATGTGGTTGACAACGAAATCATCGTGTGTGGAAtcaatttcctgaggaagtgatggatgtgggtacaattacagcattgaaaaacatttggataagtacttgaataggaaaggtttggacgaTTATGGGCCAGgacctggcaggtgggacgagtttagtttaggattatgttcggcatagaTTTTTtttgtactgaagggtctgtttctgtgctgtctgactctgtgacCATATGAAATGCTACTTTTCCTGTGGATATGGTCCATCTTCATTCAAGTTTCTTTGCCTTCTTGACTGACTACTTCATCCATGCAGATGGATGCAAAACCTTGCTTCAGATTGCAGCATCACTGATGCTAAATCATACACAGCTGCAGTTTCCTTGCACTATCGAAGGTATTAAAACTTATCTCATGATTGAAAGCTTGTTAAGTAGTTAGGTAAAAGAAACTGATTTTAATTAAGTTGCAGTCTCATGAAATAATCCAGGTTTATTAAATCCtcctgggctgaaaatgtgttgctggaaaaggcattcctgaagaagggcttatgcccgaaacatcgattctcctgttccttggatgctgcctgacctcctgcgcttttccagcaacacattttcagctctgatctccagcatctgcagtcttcactttctcctcctttattaAATCCTCCTACAGCTTTAAAGAAAAGTATTGTGCAAATTAAGAGATTTTAGCATTACATAAGGATTGGTTGCAGTTGAGCTAAACCCAATGCTCTTTTTAGCAGATTAATAACCATATGTTGAATTAGGCAGCAAAAGACTACCTAAAATTTATAGGGATTTTATTATGTATATGTAGTTCAGTACAAACCCAGGTTTTCATCTTGCCATTCCGAATCCTTTTCTCTGTCCAGGAGCCAACCACTGGGGAAGAACCCTGATCATTTTGTTGGTATTTTAATAACCCATCAGAAAATTGACCAGTCATCCAAAAAGGCCCACGtcttttttttcttaaaataaCTTGTTCAAAGATTTTACTATATGTCTCTGTAACACCTGAGACTTGCACTCAGGTCTCCTGCATCATAGGTAGGTACACTGTTGTTGAGCTGCAAGAGCCCTCATGTTATTTTTGTAGGTTTTTATTATATCCAGAAGTGTTTGTACGTACAACTGAATAAACTTTTTCTTCTGATCCAATGTCCCATAGTATTTGGTTTCCATCTATTAGTCACTCATTTTgctgtttttaaaaattacttttgCTAAATTCAATCTCCAAGAAACACCACCTGCTTCTAATAAAATCTGGAGATGTTCTGGTTGACCTGGGCTTTGATGGTGCAGCAGTAATATTGCTGCCTCTgaaccaggagacctgggtttagatcccacttgctccagaggtctgtgatagcatctctgaacagctTGGTTAGAAAATATCTTCTGGTTGATCCTTTTAAAGGGACCTGCATTTCTAACACTGGCATACCACAAAAATGTGATGGAACCTTTGCGGCAGCAATCTCTGCTCTTGTGTGGAGGAAGGGCTAACCAATGACTTTTATTACAGAAAGATGCAATTGTGTTATTCGTGCATAGCTCCTCAAGTGATCTATAAGCCACAAATCTGAATTTCAGGCAGGCTACATGCATTTGGCCTTGACTGTGTGGAATATGAATATGacttctgtttttaaaaaaaaaagttggtgGGGAGGACAACAGCAATGTTTTCTCCTAACTGTTTATTATTTGGTTTTACTTACAGGTTTTTATCTCCAGTTCGTATGATGCCACCACCCATTTTGAGACAACTTGTGATGACATAAAAAGCATTTACAAGCGAATGACAGGCACAGACTTCGACTTTGAGAACATGAAGCGCAAACAGAATGACGTGTTTGGAGATGATGCACAGTAGTCATGCACTAGATTGTTCTGTTCCTTCACAG comes from Chiloscyllium punctatum isolate Juve2018m chromosome 12, sChiPun1.3, whole genome shotgun sequence and encodes:
- the LOC140483596 gene encoding rab GDP dissociation inhibitor alpha — its product is MDEEYDVIVLGTGLKECILSGIMSVNGKKVLHMDRNPYYGGESASITPLEDLFKRFKVAGNPPESMGRGRDWNVDLIPKFLMANGQLVKMLLYTEVTRYLDFKVVEGSFVYKAGKIHKVPSTETEALASDLMGMFEKRRFRKFLIFVVGFDEHDPKTNQGVEPRKTTMREVYKKFDLGQEVIDFTGHALALYRTDDYLDQPCLDTINRIKLYSESLARYSKSPYLYPLYGLGELPQGFARLSAIYGGTYMLNKPVDEIVYEKGRVVGVKSEGETARCKQLICDPSYVPNLVKKVGKVIRVICILSHPIKNTNDCNSCQIIIPQMQVNRKSDIYVCIVSYAHNVAAEGKYIAIVSTTVETNNPEKEVQPALELLDPIDKSFVSISDLYQPTDDGQTSQVFISSSYDATTHFETTCDDIKSIYKRMTGTDFDFENMKRKQNDVFGDDAQ